The DNA region GCGGAACCGCGCCCAGGGCGATGCCCCCAGCAGGGCCGCCGCCTTCAATTGGTCATCCGGAACGCCGACCAGACCCGCCAGCAGGATCAGGAACATGAGCGGCGTCCATTGCCAGATGTCTGCCACCATCACCGCCACCAGCGCCAGCGTCGGATCGGACAGCCAGGCCAGGGTCACGGGCTCGGGCGTAAACCATGACAGGATGTCGTTCACCGGTCCGCCCGACTGGAACAGCATGAAGAACATGTAGCCGGCGACGGCGGGCACCACCATCATCGGCATGATCAGCACCGAATAGGCCACCCGCTTGCCGGGGAAGTCGTCCACGAACAGCGTGGCGAGTGCGAGGCCCAGCAGGAACTCGACCGGCACGCAGACTGCGATCACCAGCGCCGTGCGCCAGAGCGCCGACCACAGCCGCCCATCGCCCAGGATGTCGGTATAGTTGGCAAAGCTGTTCCAGTATTCCCAGGCATGGGGCCAGGACACGCCCGACAGGGGCGACCAGTCGGTCAGCGAGATGTAGAGCTGCATCAAGAGCGGAAAGACCGAGATGAACAGCACCAGAATCTGCGCGGGAAGCGTCAGGCGAAAGCCAAGCCGGGCGGTCTCGGGGGCGTCGGCGCGAGGCTGCGCGGCGGGGGCGGGAGCACGGTCTGCCATGGTCATTGCTTCAGGGCCCCGAAGGTCAGGCCGCGCACGAGATGTTTCTGGATCATCACGCCCAGGATCACCGGCGGCACCGCCGCGATCAGGCCAAGCGCGGCCTTGGCGCCATAGAGCTGCCCGGTCATCGAAGATGACAGCGACGCCATGTAGACCGGAATAGTCACCCATTCCCGCGTCGTCAGCAGAAGCGCGATCAGGTAGTCCGACCAGTTCAGAATGAAGACGAACAGCGAAGCGGCGGCCAGGGGTGCGGCCATCATCGGCAGCGTCACGCGGGTGAAGACACGGAGCCGCGAACAGCCCTCGACTAGCGCCGCCTCTTCGATTTCCTTCGGCATGTCATCGAAGAAGGTCTTCATCAGCCAGAAGGCGAAGGGCAGCGTGACGATGCCATAAATCAGCGCCAGGCCCCACCAGGTGTCCATCAGGCCCAGGAAGGCCCACATGATCATCACCGGGATCATCACCGCCATCGGCGGGAACAGCCGCAACTGGATCAGCGCAAGCGGCAGGTTCGCACCCGAGCCAAAGCGAGACAGGCCATAGGCGGCGGCCGTGCCGGCCGACATGGCGATCAGCGTGCCGACAGAGGCGGAAAGAAGGGAGGACAGGATCGGCTTGCCCGCAGTGCGGTCCAGGGCGACGATCAGGTCCGATCCGCTTTCTCCGAACAGGAAGCGGAAATTGTCCAGCGTGGGCGCAAGCGGCACCCAGGTCAGCGCGGCGCCAGAGGCCTGCCATTCGGCAACCGGCTTGAACGCCATGGAGACCATCCACAGGATCGGCACCAGAGTGATCGCCAGAGCGACAAGGATCGCGGCGTAGCGGAAGATCTCGAAGACGGGCGAACGGGTCATCGGCAGTCACTTGAAGGAGGGGCCGGGGCGGTCTGGCCGCCCCGGCGCATGGTCTCAGACCGGGTCCAGAACGGTGGGCCAGGCGGCCATGTTGCCGCGCACCGCCTCGACGATCTTGTCGCGCCCGGTGCGGCGGGTGATCTTTTCCCATTCCGCCGCTGTGTCGGCCATCGCCTGTTCGGGCGTCTTGGCCTTGGTCAGCGCGGCCATCAGGTTTTCGTCCAGCGCGTTGTTGAAGGCCGTGGCGCCGGCGTAGTTGATGGTCGGCACCGACCGTGCGACCGTCTCGCGCACCACATCCATGTGGTAGGCGTGGTAGGTCTCACGCACCAAGGGGTCGGCAAAGTCGTTCAGGCTGAAGGGGTCGAAATAGCCGCCGGGGTTCGCCGTCATCCAGGAATAGATGCGGCTGGACCCGAGCCATTGCAGGAACAGGTAGGCCAGTTCCGGATTCTTCGACTGCGAGCTGACCATCCCCGTCAGCGAGAACCACAGCACCGACCGGCTGACGATCTTGCCGTCGATCTCGTTGCCGGGCGGCAGCATGGACCCGATCTTGCCCGTGACGGTCGATCCGGTATTGCCCGGATTGTCCAGGAACTTCGGCAGGTTCGAGAAGGCGCAGGTCATCGCCGCGCCGCCGGCGGCGAAGTTGCCGTACTGTTCCGGCCAGCCCCAGGAAATCGCATCAGGCGAATGGTGGGCCAGCGAGTCGATATAGGCCTGGGTCGCCTTGATGCCCTGCTCGGACGAGATCAGCGGGTTCGCGTCGTTGTCGAACAGGTACTGGTTCGGCGAGGCGAGCGAGGTGTAAAGCTGGTACCAGTTGGTATAGCCCCAGCCCTGGTTGCGCAGGTCGGTCGAGCCGAACAGGCCCTTGTCCGGACGCTGGAAGAAGGCCGCGATGTCGTTGAACTGCGCCCAGGTGCGCGGCACGGCCAGGTCATAGCCATACTGGCTCTTGAACGCCGATTGCTCGGCCGGGTCGTTGAACAGGTCGGTCCGATACACCCAGGTCTGGAAGTCGCCGTCCAGCGACACGCCATAGGTCGAACCGCGATACATGTTCATCAGCGACACGCCTTGCGCGCCGTTCACATAGCCGCGGACCGGATCATCCCATTCCGGTTTGTATTCGGCGACATAGTCGTCCAGCTTGGCGATGCCGCCGGATTCCACCAGGTCGCCCAACCGGTTCCAGTCGGTCGAGTAGATGTCGAAGCCGCCCGCGCTGGTCGAGATGTCCTGCATGGTCTTGGTGAATTCCTGCCCGTTGGGCAGGCCCACGATTTCCAGCGTGATGCCGGTCTCGCGCTCCCACAGTTCCTTGACGCTGGGCGCGCCGGCCGGGAAGGGCTGGGTCAGCTGGCCGATGGACCCGTCCGACAGGCCGAGGACGATCTTGTCGGGCGCCGTGCCTGCCGCCTTCATCGCCTTGGCCGCCTCGACGGCGCGGCCTTCCGGCGTGTCCGGTCCGTATTGATAGCGTTCGGCCCCGGCAAAGCCGGTCGGCCCGCCGATCATGCCCGGCGCCAGCTCCTGCGCCCAGGCCTGCCCGATCCAGCGCGGCGCGATCAAGGCGCCGGCACCGACAATTCCCCATCGCGCGCCGGTTCCTAGGAACCCGCGCCGCGTCAAGCGACGTCCGATCATGAGATCCTCCCTCAAGCCCTCTCCCGGAGCCCGTGGCGGGTTTGTGCGGCGACTCGGCGGCAAGTGTCAATCAATTTGTTATATGCTAAACATCATTTTGATGCTCTATTCTTGAAGGAAAGATGCCGCAGTTGCGAGATTCTCGAGGCCCTCATGCACGTTTCGTCGATGATTGCCGCAATGACATCAAGAAGCTGCATGATTTGCGACTGCAGAAAGGATCAGGCGATCCATAGCGCGAGGCCAACCGGCCACCAGATGACGCGAATCGCCAGCGCAATGATGTCTTTTAAATCAGTGTGTCCCGGCGCGGCCCCCGTCACCCTGTTGACCCGCCCTCGCCCTGGCCCTAGCTGCTGGTCGGGAACATCCGGAAGACCGTCATGCTGCGCGCCACACTGACCGACATCGCCCGCGAGGCCGGGGTTTCCCCTGCCACTGTCGACCGCGTCCTGAACGACCGGCCCGGCGTCAAGGAACACACGCGACAGCACGTCCTGTCCGTTGCACAGCGGCTTGGCTATGTCGCCGTCAGCGCGCCCTCGACGCCAGCGGTCCGGCTGGCCTTCCTGCTGCCCCAGGGCACCAATTCCTTCATCCGGATGCTTCAGGCACAGATCGAGACCCAGGCCGCGGCGCTGGACGGCGTGGAAACCCTGGTCGAGACCATCGAAGGTTTCGATCCCGCGGCCCTTTCAGAAAGGCTGGCGCGGATGAAGGGCGCCGTCGACGGCCTCGGCGTCATCGCGCTGGACCATCCCGTCGTGCGCGAGGCGCTGCGCGGGCTGGC from Neotabrizicola shimadae includes:
- a CDS encoding carbohydrate ABC transporter permease; amino-acid sequence: MADRAPAPAAQPRADAPETARLGFRLTLPAQILVLFISVFPLLMQLYISLTDWSPLSGVSWPHAWEYWNSFANYTDILGDGRLWSALWRTALVIAVCVPVEFLLGLALATLFVDDFPGKRVAYSVLIMPMMVVPAVAGYMFFMLFQSGGPVNDILSWFTPEPVTLAWLSDPTLALVAVMVADIWQWTPLMFLILLAGLVGVPDDQLKAAALLGASPWARFRTIVIPRMKTIIVIALSIRVIEAFKIFDTLYIMTGGGPGVATETISVYIYKITTQDLIWGYVAAIALFILVALSVAAVWAMKRMAK
- a CDS encoding carbohydrate ABC transporter permease; protein product: MTRSPVFEIFRYAAILVALAITLVPILWMVSMAFKPVAEWQASGAALTWVPLAPTLDNFRFLFGESGSDLIVALDRTAGKPILSSLLSASVGTLIAMSAGTAAAYGLSRFGSGANLPLALIQLRLFPPMAVMIPVMIMWAFLGLMDTWWGLALIYGIVTLPFAFWLMKTFFDDMPKEIEEAALVEGCSRLRVFTRVTLPMMAAPLAAASLFVFILNWSDYLIALLLTTREWVTIPVYMASLSSSMTGQLYGAKAALGLIAAVPPVILGVMIQKHLVRGLTFGALKQ
- a CDS encoding extracellular solute-binding protein — translated: MIGRRLTRRGFLGTGARWGIVGAGALIAPRWIGQAWAQELAPGMIGGPTGFAGAERYQYGPDTPEGRAVEAAKAMKAAGTAPDKIVLGLSDGSIGQLTQPFPAGAPSVKELWERETGITLEIVGLPNGQEFTKTMQDISTSAGGFDIYSTDWNRLGDLVESGGIAKLDDYVAEYKPEWDDPVRGYVNGAQGVSLMNMYRGSTYGVSLDGDFQTWVYRTDLFNDPAEQSAFKSQYGYDLAVPRTWAQFNDIAAFFQRPDKGLFGSTDLRNQGWGYTNWYQLYTSLASPNQYLFDNDANPLISSEQGIKATQAYIDSLAHHSPDAISWGWPEQYGNFAAGGAAMTCAFSNLPKFLDNPGNTGSTVTGKIGSMLPPGNEIDGKIVSRSVLWFSLTGMVSSQSKNPELAYLFLQWLGSSRIYSWMTANPGGYFDPFSLNDFADPLVRETYHAYHMDVVRETVARSVPTINYAGATAFNNALDENLMAALTKAKTPEQAMADTAAEWEKITRRTGRDKIVEAVRGNMAAWPTVLDPV